CCGCGCCGGTCGAGAGCAGCCACCAGAGGAGCGAGAAGACGAGCGCGAGAAGGACCGGAGCGCGCATGCGCCTATCGTACAATGGGCGTGGTGCTGAAGACCGTCGACCGCTACCTGCTGAGAGAGCTCGGCCCGCCCTTCGTGCTCGCCGTCTGCGTGCTGACCTTCTTCCTCGTCATCGACCGCGTGTACGACCTGACCGATCTCGTCATCACCAAGAACGTTCCCTTCCACCTGGTCCTCGGTCTGCTCGCGTTCATGCTCCCGGCCTTCCTCGGCCTGACCTTGCCCATGGCCCTCCTCGTGGCCGTCCTCCTCGTGTCGGGACGCATGGCCGCCGACATGGAAGTGGCAGCCTTCAAGGCCTCCGGCGTGAGCCCGCTCCGGCTTTTCCGCCCCTTCGTGCTCGCGGCCTGTGTGGTCAGCGCGGTGGTCGCCTTCGTCACCCTGATCGCCGCCCCCGCGGCCAGTGGGGCCTTCCAGAACCAGCTCTTCCAGATCCTCCAGACCAAGGCCACCACGGGCATCAAGGAGCGCACGTTCACCGCGTCGTTCAACCAGATGGTCATGTACGTGGAGGACATCAGCGCCTCGCAGATGGCCCTTCGTGGCCTCCTCGTCTCCGACGAGCGCGATGCCAAGCTCTCGCGCGTCATCGTGGCCAAGGAGGGACGCCTCTTCACGGACACGAAGCGGCGGCGCGTGACCATGCGCTTCATCGACGGAGTGGTGAGCGAGACCGACGCCAGCGACGCGAGGCGATTCCGCCTCACCGCCTTCAGCCTGTACGACCTCAACCTCCCGCTCGAGAATCCCCAGAGCGCCGCCCAGCGCATCGAGAAGCCCGAGAAGGAGATGACTCTCGAGCAGCTGCGCGCCACCATCGCCGAGCTCGAGCCGCAGGGACAGATCGTGGTCCCCTTCCGCGTCGAGATCCAGAAGCGCTTCACCCTGCCCGTGGCCGCTCTCATCTTCGTCATGGTCGGGTTTCCCCTGGGCATCCGCACCTTGCGCGGCGGCCGCACCCTGGCCATGGGGTCGAGCCTGGCCATCGTGGTCGGCTACTACGTCATCCACACCTTCCTCGAAGGCCTGGCCCTCCGGCGGCGGCTGCCCGTGACCCTGGCCATGTGGCTGCCCAATGTCATCTTCGGCGTCGCGGGCCTCGTCCTGCTGTACGGCGCCACCGCGGGTATGCCCCTGTCCTTCACGCGAGTCCTGCTACGGCTCCGCGCCGCCCTCCCGCGCGTCGTCCGACGGGTGGTCCCCCGGCCTCCGCCCGTCGAGCGGACGCGGCGGGAACCCGCGGGCGCCCGCGGGCCGCGCGCCTCGACCTACATCATCGATCGCTATCTCGTCCGCGAGTATCTGACCTTCATCGGGACGGGCGTGGCGGTGGCCGCCGTGCTCATCCTCGTGGTCGATCTCCTCCAGTACCTCGACAAGTTCCTCCGGGTGAAGCCGCCCTTCCTCTACATCTTCCAGCACCTGCTCTACCGTCTGCCCGGCTCGCTGTACGATGGACTGCCCATCATCGTGCTGATCTCGACCGTCTTCCTCTTCCTCTCCCTGACCCAAGCGCGGGAGCTGGACGCCATGAAGGCGGCGGGGATCAGCCTCTACCGCGCCAGCCTGCCCGTCCTCCTCGTCGCTCTCGCCATCAGCCTCACCTCGGTGGTGCTCCAGGAGACGGTGCTTCCCGTCATCAACAGCAAGGCGGAAGAGGTGGACCGGATCAAGATCCGTGGCAACCAGCCCCGTCACCTCCAGCGCCAGACGCAGATCTGGTATCGGTCGTCGGACACCCGCTTCATGCGCATGGAGCTGCTGGACCCGATCGAGCGCTCGCTCGACGGCCTCCTCGTGGTGGGAATAACCTCCGATTTTCGCCTGGCCGATCGGCTGGACGCGCGCAAGGCGCGCTGGACGGGGGAGGGATGGGTGCTCTCCGACGGCGTCTCTCGTCACGTGGGGCCGGGCAACCACGTGAGCGCCGACCCCTTTGCCGAGCGCCTCGTCACCATGCCCGAGCAGATCAATGACCTGATCCAGGTCCAGCAGGCGCCCGAGACCATGAGCTTCAGAGAGCTCCGGACCTATGTCACGCGGCTCGCGGAGACGGGGCACAACGTCGGCAAGTATGTCGTCGATCTCTACCGCAAGCTCTCGTTCCCCCTCATCCACGTGATCCTGGCGCTCGTGGCCATCCCGTTCGCCCTGAGCTCGCCCCGGAGCGGCGGCCGCGCCGTGGGGATCGGCGTGGCCATTCTCATCTCCATCAGCTACTGGGTCATCCACTCCATCGCCATCGCCTTCGCGAAGGCGGAGCTCCTCCCTCCCCTGCTCGGCGCCTGGACGGCGAACATCGTCTTCGCGGGCGTGGGAGTGGCCTTGTTTCTCCGCGCCCGCACTTAGCCCCCGAAGTGTTTTCCAGCGCACATCTCAGGCGGCTCAAAAGGGTCCAGATGCGAGGCGGCGAGCGCCGCGGCCCCCGAGGCGTGATTCTCACTCACTCAGCCCTCGCCTCGTGGCTCCGCCCCTCAGCTCGAAATGCCACGTACGTTGAGGGGCGCCGCGGCGCTCGCCGCACTCCCGCAGATGGGCCTTTTTCAGCCGCCGCTACCGAGCGTCGCGGAGCTGGCGGAGAAGGGCCTCGAGCTCCTTTTGCGCCTGGCCATAGGCCGACCAGTCGCCCCTCTTGATCGCCTCCTGCCCCCGCTGCCAGGCCTCCCAGGCCCTCTGGACGAGTCCGGCCAGCGCGCCCGACACGACCGGAGTCGGCCGGCCGTCCGGGCTCTTGGCCGCGGGCGCGTCATCGCCACGCACCCGCCCGCCGAAGATGCGCTGGAGGGATTGCTCGAGGGTGGGTTCCATGGCGATCTGATTGCCGAAGGCGACGATGACCCGGCGGAGCTCGGGCAGCGCCCCCTGCTCGGCAGAGAGGTAGAGGGGCTGAACGTAGATCAGCGATTCCTCAATGGGGATGGCGAGCAGTGAGCCTCGCAGCACGCGCGAGCCCTGCTGGTTCCAGAGCGAGATCTGCTGCGAGATGACGGGATCCTGATTGATCCGCGCGTCGACCTGGCGCGGGCCATAGACGAGCTTCTGCTTGGGGAAGATGTACACGACCAGCCCGCCATAGTTCGGCGCGTCCATCCGCGCCCCCATGATGGCGATCATGTTGTCGCGCCGCGCCGGGTTGAAGCCGGAAAGCAGGACGAACTCCTCCCGCTTCTCCCCGGGCAGCCGCATGATGGTGAAGTAGGGCTCGATCTCCCGGTCGCGCCCTTCCTGCTGCAGGCGCGGGATGCTCCAGAGATCCTCCTTGTTGTAGAAGACCTGGGGGTCCTGCATGTGGTAGGTGCCATAGAGCTTCGCCTGGATCCGGAAGAGGTCCTCCGGGTACCGGATGTGGGCGCGAAGATTCTGAGGCATCTGCTCGAGCGGCTTGAAGAGCCCGGGGAAGGCCCGCGCGAAGGTGCGGATCAAGGGATCCTTCTCATCCGCGATGTAGTACGCCACGGTGCCGTCGAAGGCATCCACGGTCGCCTTGACCGAGTTGCGGATGTAGTTGATGGGGCCTTCGGGCTGCGCGAATGGATAGCGGTCCGTGACCGTGTAGGCGTCCACCATCCAGATGAGACGCCCCTCGTCCGTGATGACGAGGTAGGGGTCGTGATCGAAGCGGAGGAAGGGGGCGACCTGACGGACGCGCTCGCCTACCCTACGGTAGAGCATGATCCGGCTCTCCGCCGAGATGTCGTCGGAGAGGAGGATCTTGATCTCGCCGAAGCGGATGGCGAAGGCGAGCTTGCGGAGAAAGCCCCCCACGGGAATGCCGCCCCGGCCATCGTACCGGGTGTACACGTTCTGATCGCCGGACGGATAGTTCAGCTCCTGCGACTTGGTGCGCACGATCGCATACTCGTTGCTGAGCTCTCCGTAGTAGATCTCCGGCCGGGTGATCTTGGGCACCCCGCCTTTGACCACCGGCGGGATGTCCTGCACGAAGAGATCGGGCAGCCCTTCCGGGGTGATGCGGTTGACGGGCCCGGCCACCAGCCCAAAGCCGTGGGTGAAGGTCAGGTGCTCGTTGATCCAGACCCGGCTCGGGAGGTGCGCGTAGGACATCTCCCGCGCGGAGAGCATGATCTGCCGGAGCTCGCCGTTGAGGGTGTAGCGGTCCACGTCCACGTCGGCGAACTTGTAGTAGGTCCGGATCTCCTGGAGCTGGGCGAAGCTCGTGAGGAGCGGCCGATGGTCCCAGAGCCGGATGTTCTTGATGGTGAGGCTGTTGCGGTCGAGGGCGGCCGCGGTCAGCCGATCCTCGGCGGGAAAATCCTGCTCCTTGATCGCGTCGAGACCGTAGGCCTGCCGTGTCATCCGGATATTGTGTTTGATGTACGGCCGCTCGGCTTCGAGCTCGTTCGGCGTCACCTGCAAGCGCTGGAGGAGGGCTGGGTAGATGCCGAGCCCACCGACCCAGACCACGGCGAGCACGACCAGGCCCGCCACCAGGAAGCCCCAGCCCCCGCGCCCGATCTGGAGCACGCAGGCCGCCGCGCACAGGAGCGCGATGGCGGCGAGGGCGCCGAGGGCCGGAAGGGAGGCGTGGACGTCGGTGTAGGAGGCGCCGAAGACCACCCCGCGCGGCGAATAGAGAAGCTCGTAGCGGTCGAGCCAGAAGCCGACGGATCGGAGAACAAGAGCCAGCGCGGCCAGGCCCAGGAGGTGAGTGCGAGCGCCCACGGCCATCCGGGGTCCCTGGGCCGTGAGGACCAGGCTTCGCAGCAGCACGTAGGTGGCGATGCTCAGGACGAGAGTGCCGACGACGAGGGTGAGGGCACCACTGTAGATGAAGCGCCAGAGGGGCAGCTCGAAGACGAAGAAGGACAGGTCGCGACCGAAGAGCGGATCCGCCACCCCGAAGGGGGTGGCATTGAGATAGCGCAGGAGCATGTCCCAGGAGGCGCTGGCCCTGATACCGGAGAGGAGGGCGATGACGGCCACCGCGGGCACGAGCAGGCGCCGGATCAAGGGCTCGAGGACGGCGCGTCCGGGCAGCCCGAGCTGATCGTCGAGCTCCCACAGCACGTCGGGAGCCGCGGTGCGCGCGGCCATCCAGAGATTGGCGTAGAGGAAGGCGAAGACGATGCCCCCCGCGCCCAGCACGAGCCAGCCCCGCAGGGTCAGGACGGTCGTGAAGACCTGGGTGAAGCCGACCTCACCGTACCAGAGCCAGTCCGTGTAGAGCGGGACGGCCTGGCCGACGCCGGCGAGGACGATGAAGGCCAGGAAGAGCCACAAGCCCAAACGCGGAGGACGCTGTCCTGTCGCCAAGGAGGAGGACCTCCGGCTCCCGGATGAGGGAAATCCCGGGAGCCACGCTGTCGAAAAGGACCGGCGTTAAGTGCCGTGAGTCCAGGAGGACAGGTACTCCTCCTGGGCGGGCGTCAGCTCGTCGATCTGCACGTCCATGGAGGCCAGCTTCAGCCGGGCGATCTCGAGATCGATGTCCCTCGGCACCCCGTAAACTTTCTTCTCCAGGCTGCGGCCGTGCTTGACCATGTACTCGGCGGAGAGGGCCTGGTTGGCGAAGCTCATGTCCATGACGGTGGCCGGGTGTCCCTCGGCCGCGGCCAGGTTGATGAGCCGGCCCTCCCCGAGGACATAGACGCGCTTGCCGCCCCGGAGGCTGAACTCCTCCACGAATGGCCGCACGGAGCGCCGGGACTGGGCGAGGGCGCCGAGAGCCGCGAGGTCGATCTCCACGTTGAAGTGGCCCGAATTGGCGACGATGGCGCCGTCCTTCATCTTGACGAAGTGCTCCTGCCGGATGACCGCCATGTTGCCGGTGACGGTGACGAAGATGTCACCCACCTCGGCGGCGCGCGCCATGGGCATGACGGGGTAGCCGTCCATCACGGCCTCGAGCGCGCGCATGGGCGCGGTCTCCGTGACCACGACATGGGCGCCCATGCCATGGGCGCGCGAGGCCACGCCCCGCCCGCACATGCCGTAGCCTGCGACCACCACGATCTTGCCCGCGAGCAGCACATTGGTCGCCCGCAGGATGCCGTCGATGGTGGACTGGCCGGTGCCGTAACGATTGTCGAAGAGATGCTTGGTGTCAGCGTCATTGACGGCGATGACGGGGAAGGCCAGCACCCCCTCCTTCTCCATGGCCCGCAATCGGATGACCCCCGTGGTCGTCTCTTCGGTGCCCCCGATCACGTTCTTGGCGAGGCCCTTGCTCACATTGCTCTCGCCATGGAGCTGGGAGATGAGGTCGGCGCCATCGTCCATGGTCACCTGCGGCCCCGTCTTGAGGACGGCCTCGAGGTGGCTGTAGTAGCGCTTGTTGTCCTCGCCCTTCTGGGCGAAGACGGGGATGCCGTATTCCTTGACGAGGGCGGCCGCGGTGTCGTCCTGGGTCGAGAGCGGGTTGGAGGCGCACAGGGCGACCTGGGCGCCCCCGGCCTTGAGCGTCATCATGAGCACGGCCGTCTCCGTCGTCACGTGCAGGCAGGCGCCGAGGCGTATCCCCTTCAGCGGCTGCTCCTTGGTGAAGCGCTCGCGCACCTGGCGCAGCACGGGCATGGATTGCTCGGCCCACTCGATCTTCAGCTTCCCCGCCGCGGCGAGGGAGAGATCCTTCACGTCGTGCTCGGTCATGCCGTCTTCCTTTCGTCCTGTCGATCGTGGCGAAGGCGAACCCCGGTCAAGCCGCGGCCCCACGCCGGCTCGCGCGCCGGACGTGGGGCCGTCTGATCGTGTCTCGGCGCGGGCTCAGATGCCCGCGTCGTCCCGCAGGTCCTTGACCCGGTTGGTTTGCTCCCAGGTGAACTCGGGCTCGGTCCGGCCGAAGTGGCCGAAGGCCGCCGTCTTGTG
The genomic region above belongs to Candidatus Methylomirabilota bacterium and contains:
- the lptG gene encoding LPS export ABC transporter permease LptG, which codes for MLKTVDRYLLRELGPPFVLAVCVLTFFLVIDRVYDLTDLVITKNVPFHLVLGLLAFMLPAFLGLTLPMALLVAVLLVSGRMAADMEVAAFKASGVSPLRLFRPFVLAACVVSAVVAFVTLIAAPAASGAFQNQLFQILQTKATTGIKERTFTASFNQMVMYVEDISASQMALRGLLVSDERDAKLSRVIVAKEGRLFTDTKRRRVTMRFIDGVVSETDASDARRFRLTAFSLYDLNLPLENPQSAAQRIEKPEKEMTLEQLRATIAELEPQGQIVVPFRVEIQKRFTLPVAALIFVMVGFPLGIRTLRGGRTLAMGSSLAIVVGYYVIHTFLEGLALRRRLPVTLAMWLPNVIFGVAGLVLLYGATAGMPLSFTRVLLRLRAALPRVVRRVVPRPPPVERTRREPAGARGPRASTYIIDRYLVREYLTFIGTGVAVAAVLILVVDLLQYLDKFLRVKPPFLYIFQHLLYRLPGSLYDGLPIIVLISTVFLFLSLTQARELDAMKAAGISLYRASLPVLLVALAISLTSVVLQETVLPVINSKAEEVDRIKIRGNQPRHLQRQTQIWYRSSDTRFMRMELLDPIERSLDGLLVVGITSDFRLADRLDARKARWTGEGWVLSDGVSRHVGPGNHVSADPFAERLVTMPEQINDLIQVQQAPETMSFRELRTYVTRLAETGHNVGKYVVDLYRKLSFPLIHVILALVAIPFALSSPRSGGRAVGIGVAILISISYWVIHSIAIAFAKAELLPPLLGAWTANIVFAGVGVALFLRART
- the ahcY gene encoding adenosylhomocysteinase — its product is MTEHDVKDLSLAAAGKLKIEWAEQSMPVLRQVRERFTKEQPLKGIRLGACLHVTTETAVLMMTLKAGGAQVALCASNPLSTQDDTAAALVKEYGIPVFAQKGEDNKRYYSHLEAVLKTGPQVTMDDGADLISQLHGESNVSKGLAKNVIGGTEETTTGVIRLRAMEKEGVLAFPVIAVNDADTKHLFDNRYGTGQSTIDGILRATNVLLAGKIVVVAGYGMCGRGVASRAHGMGAHVVVTETAPMRALEAVMDGYPVMPMARAAEVGDIFVTVTGNMAVIRQEHFVKMKDGAIVANSGHFNVEIDLAALGALAQSRRSVRPFVEEFSLRGGKRVYVLGEGRLINLAAAEGHPATVMDMSFANQALSAEYMVKHGRSLEKKVYGVPRDIDLEIARLKLASMDVQIDELTPAQEEYLSSWTHGT
- a CDS encoding UPF0182 family protein translates to MGLWLFLAFIVLAGVGQAVPLYTDWLWYGEVGFTQVFTTVLTLRGWLVLGAGGIVFAFLYANLWMAARTAAPDVLWELDDQLGLPGRAVLEPLIRRLLVPAVAVIALLSGIRASASWDMLLRYLNATPFGVADPLFGRDLSFFVFELPLWRFIYSGALTLVVGTLVLSIATYVLLRSLVLTAQGPRMAVGARTHLLGLAALALVLRSVGFWLDRYELLYSPRGVVFGASYTDVHASLPALGALAAIALLCAAACVLQIGRGGWGFLVAGLVVLAVVWVGGLGIYPALLQRLQVTPNELEAERPYIKHNIRMTRQAYGLDAIKEQDFPAEDRLTAAALDRNSLTIKNIRLWDHRPLLTSFAQLQEIRTYYKFADVDVDRYTLNGELRQIMLSAREMSYAHLPSRVWINEHLTFTHGFGLVAGPVNRITPEGLPDLFVQDIPPVVKGGVPKITRPEIYYGELSNEYAIVRTKSQELNYPSGDQNVYTRYDGRGGIPVGGFLRKLAFAIRFGEIKILLSDDISAESRIMLYRRVGERVRQVAPFLRFDHDPYLVITDEGRLIWMVDAYTVTDRYPFAQPEGPINYIRNSVKATVDAFDGTVAYYIADEKDPLIRTFARAFPGLFKPLEQMPQNLRAHIRYPEDLFRIQAKLYGTYHMQDPQVFYNKEDLWSIPRLQQEGRDREIEPYFTIMRLPGEKREEFVLLSGFNPARRDNMIAIMGARMDAPNYGGLVVYIFPKQKLVYGPRQVDARINQDPVISQQISLWNQQGSRVLRGSLLAIPIEESLIYVQPLYLSAEQGALPELRRVIVAFGNQIAMEPTLEQSLQRIFGGRVRGDDAPAAKSPDGRPTPVVSGALAGLVQRAWEAWQRGQEAIKRGDWSAYGQAQKELEALLRQLRDAR